The Humidesulfovibrio mexicanus genome window below encodes:
- a CDS encoding DUF5420 family protein gives MSEIIYQHFIGRGPEAEAIIAEANAKYDAFIEAANAFKQARGYENIWMRGTSVGGPVFKEKLSGKDAKSKGLKMDCYVTEGYGYAPHLGTKLGTELNTALDELSKSSIDRGQFVVKKLDMRHEVYCGRVIGRTVAGFRDGVIVVKVPTGNGDPQNGDMPTPPPWLVPCKESEALAALGR, from the coding sequence GTGAGCGAGATCATCTACCAGCATTTCATCGGCAGGGGGCCGGAGGCCGAGGCCATCATCGCGGAGGCCAACGCCAAATACGACGCGTTCATTGAGGCGGCGAATGCCTTCAAACAGGCGCGTGGCTACGAAAACATCTGGATGCGCGGGACCAGCGTCGGCGGCCCGGTGTTCAAGGAGAAGTTGAGCGGCAAGGACGCAAAGTCCAAGGGGCTCAAGATGGATTGCTACGTCACCGAGGGATACGGCTACGCCCCGCACCTAGGGACCAAGCTGGGGACGGAACTGAACACGGCCCTAGACGAGTTGAGCAAGAGCTCCATCGACCGGGGACAGTTCGTCGTAAAGAAGCTCGACATGCGGCACGAGGTCTACTGCGGGAGGGTGATTGGGCGCACCGTGGCGGGCTTCCGCGACGGCGTCATCGTCGTCAAGGTGCCCACGGGCAACGGCGACCCCCAGAACGGGGACATGCCGACCCCGCCGCCCTGGCTGGTGCCCTGCAAGGAGTCCGAAGCCCTGGCCGCG
- a CDS encoding DUF6651 domain-containing protein, which translates to MKLKLDEKGAVVLQDGKPVYVAADGKEVAYDVPKLVSDLERVNGESAGRRKELESLETKLKVFDGLDPEEARKALELAKNLKDGDLIKADKAKELEAQLKRSIEDAYSAKEKGYAEKISGLEQSLADKDASFRRLLIKSDFGTSKFLAEKTFLTPDIAYDFLGKSFDIEEQGGEPRVVAKLNGQPIFSRANPSQYATTDEAIEVLIEHYPLKDRILKSAPGGAGSPPNNSGGGGAQGSEGLSSTQKIAAGLKAMQR; encoded by the coding sequence ATGAAGCTCAAGCTCGATGAAAAAGGCGCGGTGGTCTTGCAGGACGGGAAACCCGTCTATGTGGCCGCCGATGGCAAGGAAGTGGCCTACGATGTGCCCAAACTCGTGAGCGACCTGGAGCGCGTAAACGGCGAGAGCGCCGGGCGGCGCAAGGAGCTTGAGTCCCTTGAGACCAAGCTCAAGGTGTTTGATGGCCTGGACCCGGAAGAGGCGCGCAAGGCGCTGGAACTGGCCAAGAACCTGAAGGACGGCGACCTCATCAAGGCCGACAAGGCGAAGGAGCTTGAGGCCCAGCTCAAGCGGAGCATCGAGGACGCCTACTCCGCGAAGGAAAAGGGCTATGCGGAGAAAATCTCCGGCCTTGAGCAGTCCCTGGCCGACAAGGACGCCAGCTTCCGCCGCCTGCTCATCAAGAGCGACTTCGGCACCAGCAAATTCCTCGCGGAGAAGACCTTCCTGACGCCGGACATCGCCTACGATTTCCTCGGGAAGTCCTTCGACATCGAGGAGCAGGGCGGAGAGCCGCGCGTCGTCGCCAAGCTCAACGGGCAGCCCATCTTCAGTCGGGCGAACCCTAGCCAGTACGCCACGACCGACGAGGCCATCGAAGTCCTCATCGAGCATTACCCGCTCAAAGACCGCATCCTGAAGTCCGCCCCCGGCGGCGCTGGCTCCCCGCCCAACAACAGCGGTGGTGGCGGCGCTCAGGGCTCCGAGGGCCTTTCCTCCACCCAGAAAATCGCGGCCGGCTTGAAGGCTATGCAGCGGTAA
- a CDS encoding DnaT-like ssDNA-binding protein, whose amino-acid sequence MALTIENGVVVPNANTYADLATVTAYHAARGNSGWLASSEDAEPAILRAMNYIESRPWKGQKTAYSNPLCWPRTGVVDREQFDVPADTVPAGVISALCEAALRELVKPGCLAPDLERGGRILSDSIAGVSTSYEQGAPAGTTFASITNALAGLVKGSACVEIGRG is encoded by the coding sequence ATGGCACTCACAATCGAAAACGGGGTCGTTGTGCCCAACGCGAACACATACGCGGACCTCGCGACCGTGACGGCCTACCACGCCGCGCGCGGCAATTCCGGCTGGCTGGCCTCAAGCGAGGACGCCGAACCCGCGATCCTGCGCGCCATGAATTACATCGAGTCACGCCCCTGGAAGGGCCAGAAGACGGCCTACAGCAACCCGCTGTGCTGGCCCAGGACCGGAGTTGTGGACCGGGAGCAGTTCGATGTCCCGGCGGACACGGTACCCGCCGGGGTCATCTCCGCCCTGTGCGAGGCCGCGCTGCGCGAGCTGGTCAAGCCCGGCTGCCTTGCCCCGGACCTGGAGCGCGGTGGGCGCATCCTGTCCGACTCCATCGCGGGCGTGAGCACCAGCTACGAGCAAGGCGCTCCGGCCGGAACCACGTTTGCCTCAATCACCAATGCGCTGGCCGGGCTCGTAAAGGGTTCCGCGTGCGTTGAAATCGGGAGGGGGTAG
- a CDS encoding phage tail terminator-like protein, producing MSQHLIYPLLAGRLKAFAAAQSPALPVAWTNTPFRPPCGGTYLREHLMLSTPRAAAVGDDAKDYQPGIYQIDIMSEAGKGLKPTSDVSKALKALFPRGLRLVATDVALTVKSVSVMPGATDDTRYKVPVSINFYAYVSPA from the coding sequence GTGAGCCAGCACCTCATCTACCCCTTGCTGGCTGGCCGCCTGAAGGCCTTTGCGGCGGCGCAGTCCCCGGCCCTGCCTGTGGCCTGGACGAACACGCCGTTCAGGCCCCCCTGCGGCGGCACTTATCTGCGCGAGCATCTGATGTTGAGCACGCCGCGTGCGGCCGCAGTTGGCGACGATGCCAAAGACTACCAGCCGGGCATCTACCAGATCGACATCATGAGCGAGGCCGGGAAGGGCCTGAAGCCGACTTCGGACGTTTCCAAAGCGCTCAAGGCGCTGTTCCCTCGCGGGCTCCGGCTGGTCGCCACCGACGTGGCCCTCACGGTCAAGAGCGTGAGCGTCATGCCCGGCGCGACCGACGACACCCGCTACAAAGTCCCCGTCTCCATCAACTTCTACGCCTACGTGAGCCCGGCCTAG
- a CDS encoding phage tail tube protein: MSLYGSGSKKGYSYCEETSFGVTPASPSMKKARLVEGVSFDFKRDTIVSKERSDTAQVMGIGYGNGNGTCALPFEFSYGSFDDFMEAVLRSTWNSHALKLGITDRSFTFESASPDVHVYEHNKGVVLTSFALDIKPNANITGSFGGMFQDQRVAQTTGATLAFDSVAKTITRSAGSFIDDGFRVGDPVLITGAADAGNNLSDIISALTATVITVEDGTGMVTEPATVGATVGLGSFGTAAVISSAEVFDAFTGEILIDGAPFGDLLALNLTASTTGTPAFAVFNPRMKNITTSTLEIKGSMSVYFVNQNLKKKFLNGIGSSIQFTLGEGSGSYTFKMGSLKFLSNGRDDAATSITESIEFQATYDTTDASTLKITRIP, translated from the coding sequence ATGTCGCTTTACGGTTCGGGCAGCAAGAAAGGGTACTCCTACTGCGAGGAGACCTCGTTCGGGGTCACTCCGGCCAGCCCCAGCATGAAGAAGGCCCGCCTTGTCGAGGGCGTGAGTTTCGACTTCAAGCGGGACACCATCGTGAGCAAGGAGCGCTCGGACACCGCGCAGGTCATGGGCATCGGCTACGGCAACGGCAACGGCACCTGCGCGCTCCCCTTCGAGTTCTCCTACGGGAGTTTCGACGACTTCATGGAGGCTGTCCTACGCAGCACGTGGAACTCCCACGCTCTGAAGCTCGGAATCACCGACCGCAGCTTCACTTTCGAGAGCGCTTCGCCGGACGTGCATGTCTACGAGCACAACAAGGGCGTGGTCCTGACCAGCTTTGCGCTGGACATCAAGCCCAACGCGAACATCACCGGCTCGTTCGGCGGTATGTTCCAGGACCAGCGCGTGGCGCAGACCACCGGGGCCACCCTGGCTTTCGACTCTGTGGCCAAGACCATCACGCGCAGCGCCGGTTCCTTCATCGACGACGGCTTCAGGGTCGGCGACCCGGTGCTCATCACCGGGGCCGCTGACGCCGGGAACAACCTTTCCGACATCATCAGCGCCCTGACCGCCACGGTCATCACCGTCGAGGACGGCACGGGCATGGTCACGGAGCCCGCCACAGTCGGGGCCACGGTTGGCCTGGGCTCGTTCGGCACTGCCGCCGTGATTTCCAGCGCGGAAGTCTTCGACGCCTTCACCGGAGAAATTCTCATCGACGGGGCACCGTTCGGAGACCTCTTGGCCCTGAACCTGACGGCGTCCACCACGGGAACCCCGGCCTTTGCGGTCTTTAACCCCCGGATGAAAAACATCACGACCAGCACCCTTGAGATCAAGGGCAGCATGTCCGTCTACTTCGTGAACCAGAACCTGAAGAAGAAGTTCCTGAACGGCATCGGCTCCAGTATCCAGTTCACGCTCGGCGAAGGCTCCGGCAGCTACACGTTCAAGATGGGCTCTCTCAAGTTTTTGAGCAACGGGCGCGACGACGCGGCCACCAGCATCACCGAGAGCATCGAATTCCAGGCGACCTACGACACCACGGACGCCTCCACCCTGAAGATCACCCGCATTCCCTAA
- a CDS encoding phage tail assembly chaperone, which yields MTKRALVEKAEERSGQLIEEDEVPVAGEHLWAWFWTLDGGRGYGIAGPLPLTYSDLAAWASLHGIDIQPSEVEIIKAMDAARIRATHKLLNKLNKK from the coding sequence GTGACCAAGCGGGCGCTGGTGGAGAAGGCCGAGGAGCGCTCAGGGCAGCTCATTGAAGAAGACGAAGTGCCGGTCGCGGGGGAACACCTCTGGGCCTGGTTTTGGACGCTGGACGGGGGGCGCGGCTACGGAATCGCGGGGCCGCTCCCGCTCACCTACAGCGACCTTGCCGCATGGGCCAGCCTGCACGGGATAGATATCCAGCCGTCGGAAGTCGAGATCATCAAGGCCATGGACGCTGCGCGCATTCGGGCAACGCACAAGCTGCTGAACAAGCTGAACAAGAAGTGA
- a CDS encoding phage tail tape measure C-terminal domain-containing protein, which produces MPDLATLDIAIKTKAVEDGVKQLDGLTAAGGRAEKSTQGLASSMSNLTGIAQRLAAAFALYKLADFTREAVQAAARYDTLGVVMNVVGRNAGYTAAEMQKYADGVRKQGITMTESRDAVIKLAQAKIDLSKAEGLARIAQDAAVIGNTNSSDAFMRLIYGVQTAQTEVLRSIGINVSFEQSYAKLAQQLHKSTSALSEQEKMQARLNAVMASGDGIAGTYAASMGTVGKLMTSLQRFWDNLKVHIGHGAQGPLADFIDGLIKKIEELDQASQAPGFRDSMTNIAGAVSSIASMSMDAAVGGAKTLVGLLGEISSWFNSISSEDKAILLGLAAGGKFGGLYGAAAGGLAGWAAGSTSTRAIIGNAWFDRQPQTSEEARALADDAKSYLDAFGSDPASASILRVMDSSYARQEEAYQKWSALADILLKQENEAGQKAKESARDADRRAWGAQYLDESGYHKRKADEEKARQEAESKRQQAVKDRPQILAAQSALAGARADNRIYDLERAGETIAVALAQLDKAYMASVASHQAKLANPSISGGVASAVRQQMAEEEKLYQKKREWTLQSGKLEQAVEQDAVNLKIANLKGLETYDLEMKQARSQRDKSLSSDNYVERSNALQVYAATLQSINEKQEQANRQARGELATLNHDLNANLQTQIEELQVLREKTKEFDKQALYDKKIEGLQAHQKGDLWYAAKNSLAEYASSAQDKFANMTTFATNFASKTEDALVGAFMGAETAFSDFAEGVLSDLIRMQVRASVTGPLFNMLSGGSNGGLFSTIGSWFGFNHGGGMVGEPTFYGQVSPLAFAGAPRFHGGGWPGLASDEVPIIAQRGERVLSREEVAAGVGSGGSSVQIVIQNYTGAQVQTKETAGSGGQRQLQVVIGEVVKGAFDSGQMDNTMSKNYGLRRKGY; this is translated from the coding sequence ATGCCCGATCTCGCAACTCTCGACATCGCCATCAAGACCAAGGCCGTCGAAGACGGTGTGAAGCAGCTTGATGGGCTGACAGCGGCTGGCGGGCGAGCCGAAAAGTCTACGCAGGGCCTTGCGTCCAGCATGTCCAACCTCACTGGGATCGCGCAACGCCTCGCGGCCGCCTTCGCCCTGTATAAGCTCGCTGACTTCACTCGTGAGGCCGTGCAAGCCGCAGCCCGCTACGACACGCTGGGCGTGGTGATGAACGTCGTTGGCCGCAACGCCGGATACACCGCGGCCGAAATGCAGAAGTACGCCGACGGAGTTCGGAAGCAGGGCATCACCATGACGGAGTCGCGTGACGCCGTCATCAAACTCGCCCAGGCGAAAATCGACCTATCCAAGGCCGAGGGCTTGGCCCGCATTGCACAGGATGCCGCAGTCATCGGCAACACCAACTCCAGTGACGCCTTCATGCGCCTCATTTACGGCGTGCAGACCGCGCAGACCGAGGTGCTCCGCAGCATCGGCATCAACGTCAGCTTCGAGCAGAGCTACGCCAAACTCGCTCAACAGCTCCACAAGAGCACGAGCGCGCTCTCCGAGCAGGAGAAGATGCAGGCCCGGCTCAACGCCGTCATGGCATCTGGCGACGGCATTGCTGGCACCTACGCGGCCTCCATGGGCACCGTGGGCAAGCTGATGACTTCGCTGCAACGGTTCTGGGACAACCTCAAGGTCCACATCGGCCATGGCGCCCAAGGGCCGCTCGCGGACTTTATCGACGGGCTCATCAAGAAAATCGAGGAGCTTGACCAGGCGTCGCAGGCCCCAGGCTTCCGAGATAGCATGACGAACATCGCTGGCGCCGTGTCCAGCATCGCCAGCATGAGCATGGACGCCGCCGTTGGCGGGGCAAAGACTCTCGTCGGGCTGCTTGGGGAGATTTCCAGTTGGTTCAACAGCATATCTTCGGAAGACAAAGCGATACTGCTCGGCTTAGCCGCGGGAGGGAAGTTTGGGGGGCTCTACGGCGCTGCGGCTGGCGGGCTAGCGGGCTGGGCCGCAGGCAGCACTTCGACTCGCGCCATCATCGGGAATGCGTGGTTTGACCGTCAACCACAGACCTCGGAGGAGGCCCGCGCACTTGCAGACGACGCCAAGAGCTACCTCGACGCCTTCGGCTCCGACCCGGCGTCGGCGTCAATTTTGCGAGTCATGGACTCCTCGTATGCCCGGCAAGAGGAAGCCTACCAAAAATGGAGCGCCCTCGCAGACATCCTGTTGAAGCAGGAGAATGAAGCTGGGCAGAAGGCAAAAGAGTCGGCCCGCGACGCCGACCGCCGCGCCTGGGGCGCGCAGTACCTCGACGAGTCCGGCTACCACAAGCGCAAAGCCGACGAAGAGAAGGCCAGACAGGAAGCGGAAAGCAAACGCCAGCAAGCCGTCAAGGACCGCCCGCAAATTCTCGCCGCGCAGTCCGCCCTGGCTGGTGCGCGCGCGGACAATCGCATTTACGATCTGGAGCGGGCTGGCGAGACCATCGCGGTGGCCCTGGCCCAACTCGACAAGGCATACATGGCATCGGTGGCAAGCCACCAGGCAAAGTTGGCCAACCCCAGCATCTCCGGTGGCGTCGCAAGCGCAGTCCGCCAGCAGATGGCCGAGGAAGAGAAGCTGTACCAGAAGAAGCGGGAGTGGACTCTCCAGAGCGGAAAGCTGGAACAGGCGGTTGAGCAAGACGCCGTCAACCTGAAGATCGCAAACCTCAAGGGTCTCGAAACCTACGACCTTGAGATGAAACAGGCCAGATCACAGCGCGACAAGTCGTTAAGCAGCGATAATTACGTCGAGCGCTCCAACGCCTTGCAGGTCTACGCGGCCACGCTCCAATCCATCAATGAGAAGCAGGAGCAGGCCAACCGACAGGCGCGCGGCGAACTCGCCACGCTCAATCACGACCTGAACGCGAACCTCCAGACCCAGATCGAAGAGCTCCAGGTGCTCCGGGAGAAGACCAAGGAATTCGACAAACAAGCACTCTACGACAAGAAGATCGAGGGCCTTCAGGCTCACCAGAAAGGCGACCTGTGGTACGCGGCGAAGAACTCCCTCGCGGAGTACGCCTCGTCCGCCCAGGATAAGTTTGCGAACATGACCACGTTCGCCACCAACTTTGCTTCCAAGACGGAGGACGCGCTTGTTGGGGCCTTCATGGGCGCTGAAACGGCCTTCAGCGACTTTGCCGAAGGCGTTTTGTCTGACCTCATCCGAATGCAGGTCCGGGCGAGCGTCACCGGCCCGTTGTTCAACATGCTCAGCGGCGGGAGCAACGGCGGGTTGTTCTCCACCATCGGAAGCTGGTTCGGCTTTAACCACGGCGGCGGCATGGTCGGCGAACCGACATTCTACGGCCAAGTGTCCCCGCTGGCCTTCGCTGGCGCCCCGCGCTTCCACGGCGGCGGATGGCCGGGCTTGGCTTCAGACGAAGTCCCAATCATAGCCCAGAGGGGCGAGCGCGTCCTGTCCCGCGAGGAAGTCGCGGCCGGGGTAGGCAGCGGCGGCTCTTCCGTACAGATCGTCATTCAGAATTACACCGGAGCGCAGGTCCAGACCAAGGAAACGGCGGGTTCCGGAGGCCAGCGCCAGCTTCAGGTTGTCATTGGAGAGGTAGTCAAGGGCGCGTTCGACAGCGGGCAGATGGACAACACCATGTCCAAAAACTACGGCCTTCGCCGCAAGGGGTACTAG
- a CDS encoding DUF1833 family protein, with protein sequence MSLSPEGIKAVLAQHTDEVFLNCLRISHPNLTDDIRLVCSKRNLTHAGKEYIAYAFTVRLPNDSEEGVAQFAVELDNTDRRIVEAARSMAGGQPATAVFFAVLASDPESVEVGPYEATMREISYDFQKVTAACNFEDHLNQAYPAHSFTPNRFPGLF encoded by the coding sequence ATGAGCCTGAGCCCCGAAGGCATCAAGGCTGTCCTGGCCCAGCATACGGACGAGGTGTTCCTCAACTGCCTGCGCATCTCCCATCCGAACCTCACGGATGACATTCGCCTGGTGTGCAGCAAGCGGAACCTGACACACGCTGGCAAGGAATACATCGCCTACGCTTTCACCGTGCGTCTGCCCAACGACTCTGAAGAGGGCGTGGCGCAGTTTGCTGTGGAGTTAGACAACACGGATCGACGCATCGTGGAAGCCGCACGCAGCATGGCAGGGGGGCAGCCCGCGACGGCGGTGTTTTTCGCGGTTCTGGCCAGCGACCCGGAAAGTGTTGAGGTCGGCCCTTATGAGGCCACAATGCGCGAAATTTCCTACGACTTCCAGAAAGTCACGGCCGCGTGCAACTTCGAGGACCACCTCAACCAGGCCTACCCGGCACACTCTTTCACCCCCAACCGCTTTCCGGGGCTTTTCTGA
- a CDS encoding C40 family peptidase yields the protein MPPAWVNGYVGVPYLEEGRTASGCDCYGLVRLVQWQERGIAMPELSHLAYRKRATPEERIALGESIKAYDAAAVGWTLLQPGEPMREFDVIWLRHGGPIHFGVAIDRRTMLHVEEGADAVLERLDTVQWKNRILGVYRHA from the coding sequence ATGCCGCCCGCCTGGGTCAACGGGTACGTCGGCGTGCCCTACCTGGAAGAAGGCCGCACAGCTTCCGGATGCGACTGCTACGGCCTAGTGCGCCTGGTGCAATGGCAAGAGCGGGGCATCGCCATGCCCGAACTTTCGCACTTGGCCTACCGTAAGCGGGCAACGCCAGAAGAGCGCATCGCGCTCGGCGAGAGCATCAAGGCCTACGATGCGGCGGCCGTCGGGTGGACGCTGCTCCAACCCGGCGAACCCATGCGCGAGTTCGATGTGATCTGGCTTCGGCACGGTGGGCCGATCCACTTCGGCGTCGCCATCGACCGCAGAACGATGCTGCACGTTGAAGAAGGCGCGGACGCCGTGCTTGAGCGCCTCGACACCGTGCAGTGGAAGAACCGCATCCTGGGGGTCTACCGACATGCGTAA